A stretch of Natronococcus sp. CG52 DNA encodes these proteins:
- a CDS encoding S8 family peptidase → MKRRTFITASGASLGALTLGSATAAAASTGRFLVDRSSLRNEDDVEIVHELSPVDLLVVRASESTLEGAGAAYAPDIRIRPDGYSPTRRSRVEYPEEGAELFDYQWDKQDQGVPDAHDITRGEGTRVAIIDSGIAAGHPDLEGQVNLDLSKSFADDGYGVGAPYSGTHGTHVAGIVGASDATDSGVVGSAPGTELVDLRVFGASPSSVDRGEVPPTYWGDTYMGTVLAALVYAAEIGCDAANLSLGWTWTMRSEGWGKFWGKAHQRIGRYASRQGTLHTHASGNWGESLQFNRDEKDSSETAGGITTSSTGPVGFDPETGEYDEPPNSPSAYTTHGVGAIDLAAPGGKGGEFRYDNVVNAIAIPNFGEDGEYQGAEYGYGWLAGTSMAAPQVAGAAALVKSANQRYNANRVKNALQRTASVPDEYERKYYGRGYLDTLAAVQD, encoded by the coding sequence ATGAAACGACGAACCTTCATTACGGCAAGTGGTGCATCGCTCGGAGCCCTCACGCTCGGCTCCGCGACGGCCGCGGCTGCTTCGACCGGCAGATTCCTCGTCGACCGCTCGAGCCTTCGGAACGAGGACGACGTCGAGATCGTTCACGAGCTATCGCCCGTCGACCTGCTCGTCGTCCGGGCATCGGAGTCGACGCTCGAGGGTGCGGGAGCGGCGTACGCGCCCGATATTCGAATCCGACCCGACGGCTACAGTCCGACCCGCCGGAGCCGTGTCGAGTACCCCGAGGAGGGAGCAGAACTGTTCGACTACCAGTGGGACAAACAGGACCAGGGCGTTCCGGACGCCCACGATATCACTCGCGGCGAAGGCACTCGCGTCGCGATTATCGATTCGGGAATCGCGGCGGGCCACCCCGACCTGGAGGGACAGGTCAACCTCGACCTCTCGAAGAGCTTCGCCGACGACGGGTACGGCGTCGGCGCGCCCTACAGCGGTACGCACGGGACCCACGTCGCGGGGATCGTCGGCGCGAGCGACGCGACCGATTCGGGCGTCGTCGGCTCCGCACCCGGCACGGAACTCGTCGACCTGCGCGTCTTCGGGGCCTCGCCCTCGAGCGTGGATCGCGGAGAGGTCCCGCCGACGTACTGGGGCGACACCTACATGGGAACGGTGCTGGCGGCGCTCGTGTACGCCGCCGAGATAGGCTGTGACGCCGCCAATCTCAGCCTCGGCTGGACGTGGACGATGCGATCCGAGGGCTGGGGCAAGTTCTGGGGGAAGGCCCACCAGCGCATCGGACGGTACGCGAGCCGTCAGGGCACGCTCCACACTCACGCCTCCGGAAACTGGGGAGAGAGCCTCCAGTTCAACCGGGACGAAAAAGACTCCTCGGAAACCGCCGGCGGAATCACGACGAGTTCCACGGGTCCCGTCGGGTTCGATCCCGAGACCGGCGAGTACGACGAGCCGCCGAACTCCCCGTCGGCGTACACGACCCACGGCGTCGGTGCGATCGATCTCGCGGCTCCCGGCGGGAAGGGCGGCGAATTCAGGTACGACAACGTCGTGAACGCGATCGCCATCCCGAATTTCGGCGAAGACGGCGAGTATCAGGGTGCCGAGTACGGCTACGGCTGGCTGGCGGGCACTTCGATGGCAGCCCCGCAGGTCGCGGGCGCCGCCGCGCTCGTCAAGAGTGCCAACCAGCGGTACAACGCGAATCGGGTGAAAAACGCCCTGCAGCGGACCGCATCGGTC